TTATTCCTATATTACCCTTCTTGAAAAATCAATATAAGGATGGTGTGATATGGTGTCAATGAAGAATCTTCCCTACAATTTTCAATGAAATTAACCCAAGTGGGGCCTTTCTTTCATCAAGTTTGCACCCAACAACTTTGTACATTTGGTTGACTTGACTAAGATAGAGATTATCAACATTATCATCTAATCTAATTCAATATATCTAACAATAACCAAAACGTAtgaaatgatattttaatttttgctcTATTATATGATATGATAAGATTGACAAATGACtaagatttattattaataataatagcaTCTCAATTCCATTGTTATTTCTCTATTGCTCTTATTCTTTTGGCCTCATTCATCACAACAATTCATGTAAATTGTATACACATTTTCCTACTTATAATAATGTAAAATTCTCCTCGACTTTTTTTCCTTCAAAATCTACAAGTGCGTTTTCCATTACAACTTAATCATTTTGTTTTTTctcacattttttatttattattgttttttttttttttaaattaaagggTTGTTGTGTATTAGTTCAACATTTTCTCATAAACATAAGCAAAGAATATTATTACAAGGTATCAAGGTGTCTAACACGtgatatattttaaatgatcactagttttttttttttttttttttgttaattaaagtaaaataagtgAGTCCCGATATTAAATTATACTGATAGAGATATTACATTTTGAGCATTGCTATGTTACACCAAAATACCTAATAGTTCTATGACATGACGtcttataattagttagcgGTTCTctataatcttattaaattaaaataagtgagACTCGAGACTAGATTACACTAATAGTTATATTATATCTTATcctttagcattttttttacaaacattgCTATTAGGTACTAATAGTGTCCAACACCTTTTATAAGTGACACCTCACGATTGGTTAACGATATTTtttaaagttgttttttttaagttatacgagacttgatacttaattacactaatagcaATATAACACCGAAGAGAGTGCTAGAcaccaataatattatttaacaattctctttttttttattacaatttatAAAGGTGCTATGTACCACCAGTACCATTTAGCATTTcttataaacaaatatataattaatattaatttagaaaagAAAAGTCAGCAGCTGCATAGGTGGTAAGTGATGTAAAAATAAGAGATGAATAGAATAGGTGGTGGGTGGAGCACAAACATTGGTCCAAAAATCCCAAATTAAAACCCCAACTTTCCTTAactttagcaaaaaaaaaaaaaaaatcaatcaatTACATCTCTCTTTTCTCCAATTTTGTTtcagtttttctttctttccatTCATTCTTTCTTGTACAATTACAATACATATCATCATTCTATACATCTGTTTTTTCTTTGTTTGGAGTGTTGCTCTCTCTGACTTGTTCTTCACTTGGTTTGTTTTATCATCTGTTTCTGGGGTTATTCTATTCACACATCTGGTCTGGTAATATTACTATTCTTATAATATTCCATTCAAAGTTTCAACCTTTCATTAATTTAATCTTATGATTTTCTGTTAAAGTTCTGAGATTTGGGATATTATGTAAAAAGTTCAAATTTTTATGTTCTTAAGAATCTGATGAATACAAAGGGGCCACAAAATGTGAGGCTTTTTCACATAAACAGATGAAAAAAAGAagctttttttatttgattttaatcaATGATTATTAGTATTTTGTTTGTGTTATTTTGATTCAAAAGGCATTAAAATCAAAATTACTATAATGAGTTGAAGCAAAAAAAGAAGATTTCTTTCATGATTAGTGATTTAGTGTTGTTCACTTTGaagatttctttgttttttttttggcagaaTCCTATATTTTTGTGTTTGTGGTACAAAGAAAGGCAATGGGGGGTGTAGTTGGAAAGAGTGAGTCCCCTAAAAAAGCATGCACATCTGAAACAAAACTTGACTCCAAATTAGTTGGAGTGATGCAACAAAGAGCAACTCAAGGAACTTCAATGAAATCATTTGATAGCATAATCTTAAAGTTCCCAAAGATTGATGAGAGCTTGAGAAATTGCAAGACTACTTTTCAGCTCTTtggtatgtatgtatatgtatatatgtgtgatAGGTAAACAGGTCCCCTTCGAAACAGGACAATTCTCTTAAAATGCATTTTTCGAGACAGTGCCAATCTCACAGTGAACCGAAGCCCTTACACTATGAAATAGTGTAATAGTGTGTGTGTTCAATTTCCCAAAGATTGGTTTTTTAACAATTGGTATTTTGTCCTAACAACAGATGAGGATTCAAATGGAGCAATTGATCAAGAAGAGATGAAAAAATGTTTCCATAAGCTTGGAATATCATTCACAGAAGAGGATATGAATGATTTTTTCAAAGCTTGTGATTTCAATGAAGATAAGGGAATAAAGTTCAACGAGTTCATTGTTCTTCTTTGCTTAGTTTATTTACTCAAGGAAGATCAAGCTACACTTCACACTGTATCCTTATCCTAAAATTAACCattgtttttcttttgattCAATAGTTTTGTCcaatcttgttttttttttctttaacacACTTTGTTATAGAAACTGAAATCAGCAATGCCGAATTTAGAGGCGACATTCGAAACATTGGTGGATGCATTTGTGTTCTTGGACAAGAACAAGGATGGTTATGTGAGTAGGAGTGAAATGGTTGAGGCTATTAATGAAACTACATCAGGCGAACGCTCCTCGGGTAGGATTGCAATGAGAAGATTTGGTGAgctttcttctttctctcttttttgtTCAATTTTCCAACTAAAATTAGTGACATAaaatatgatgatgatgatgttggGATCTGCAGAGGAGATGGATTGGGATAAGAATGGAATGGTGAACTTCAAAGAGTTTCTTTTTGCATTTACTAGATGGGTTGGAATTGATGAGatggatgaagaagaagaaggtggtTGTGGTTCATAATTTCTATATGTATCTATCTATGTATTTGTGTAGTGTATATGTATCTCCTCTTGGGATGGATTGGGATGATTTGAGAAGAGAAAATaccatttttagatttttaagtTCAAGCAAAATACTACCATTTGTTTTCTCAatttaaagaaaacaaaaggTAGTATTTCACTTAAAACTTAACAAAGCTAAAAATAGTACATTTTCCTACTTTGAGCTTTTCATAATAACTCTTGATTATATTGAACATGTATGTGTAGCTGTAAATACTTGTCAAGTTGATCAAAACCCTTTTATTTCACTTATAGAAAAATGTAATCATTGATTTcaacacaaaagaaaaaaaaaggttgtCCAAAATAATTGGCTTGCCTTTTGAGTATATTAATTGACTCAATTATTGCAACCAAATGAATATACTTCTGGACTTGACTAATGTTCTTCCTCATAAAACAAAATTGATTAGAAGGTAATATAAAGAATTGGCATTAACCAATAATAATGAAATCTACAATTGAATAGTAGACAAAGAGAACAAATCATCCATAAGGGtaggaaggaagaagaagagaattgTTTGTAAACTTTATTGAAACCAAACCCCAATTACCATTACTAACAAAACTTTGTTACCACAACGCTTTATCTTAATCTTGGAAACTCAAAACGTTTTCTTTACTAACTTAACTCTCTCATTACTTACGATCCCTCAACTAGAATAAACAACACACACCATATATAGAAACAAGTTAGAACAAGTGGCACATTGGTTAGTGTGGTTTCCGATGATGATGCAGCGATGCCCGTGACACGGGAAACTGCTGTTTGTTTTTACTGGCTGAAATTTTCACACACAATTAAGCTCTACAACAAGAGCCCTTACCCTCCTTTAGCATTGCTAGCTGTGGCAGCTGTTGTTTCTTGTAGAAATGGTGGGATTCGTCCTGAGATCAAAATGGTAGGAAGGTGTAAAGACATGATGGAGGAATTAGCATTGGCCTGAGTAGATTCGAGCATCAATTAATGATTTCAACTGCCTGAACTAGAAAGAATATGTAGAGGCTCATTCAGATGCTGGTTTATCATTTCTTCCTGTTAGAAATGAACCACAGAATAAATAACTAACATTTTTATGATTCTAGAAAATCTTATTATTACCCGAGTTGGATCCTTTATGCTACCACCACCTCTGATTAGAACACGACCAAGGAGAGAGTTCCCTCTAGGacaaacttttttcttttttagtattattatttaGCTGATGAACTGACATCTCAGTTAAGCGAAAAGTTAAATGATTGATGTCAGTTAAAATCTccctaatcacaaatataagaCTACCGGATGATGAATAAACAGAGGTTCAGTCAGTCATAAGAAGATCAAGTTCAAAACTATACTGAGATCCATATTACTAGTAAGGACAAAAATCCCCACCAAAAATTATTGTTAGTTACAAAATTAATGAGAAAGATATGTGTATAAGGAATTCCTTAGTACAAGTTAAGAAACCAATACCTAGTCATCACAAATAAAATCAACTCTcacaataaagtaacagaatgGGCATTTGAGCCTAAAGGAGAAATGGGAAAACAGAAAAAAACTGTGGGGAAAAATAAACCCAAGACTCAAAGAGGTAGTCCAATTCCATCTTTTACAAGAATTCCAAAATGATAAGTGAAAAAGTGCCCATAAACTAAAGTGCCCATAAATTCAATCACATTCTATATGTGAGAAAAAGGATTGTGATCCTCCTCGTGCAGAAATGTTTCCACAACAGATTATGAAACTGTATGAGTATGATCCATAATCAAACAACTAGTCAGCCACCTACCTAACCTAACACCCGTACATAACTATTCTAAATCCTATATAGAAAAGGTTATGAACAGACATCTCATATGTAAAGTAAGTAACACTGAAATAAACTGCAAGAGAACAAAATATAGGACACCACTGTAGCTCTCATCTGAAGAACTTGCTATACACAGGACAGTTAGATGGACTTTCTTAACTTCTATACTTATTCCCTACCAAGAAACTCTACCAAATTACTAGGTAGGATCCCATGAAGAATCAAACCAAAGACCTTGAGCTAACCCTCCTAAGTATTACAAGTACAATTTATTTGCTGAGTATTGAGACCCTTCCTATTGCCAAGGAAAGCAGAACGGttgaaaatcaaataaataaacgaCAGAGAAAAAGTATCATTTGGATGAAGATGTATGACAAATAACAAAACACCAAACAGCAAAGTGTGTCCTAACTTCAATTACTAATTTGATCATTTATTTCTGGCCAACAGAAATGCAGCAAAAGATTCCTAAAGAAAACAAACAACACAATACAAACAAGAACCTGTGCATTAAATCCAAGAGAAAAGTAAGTCAATAATGATTTCAACACCACTGCAGTTAAATAACTCAATTTATA
This Cannabis sativa cultivar Pink pepper isolate KNU-18-1 chromosome 6, ASM2916894v1, whole genome shotgun sequence DNA region includes the following protein-coding sequences:
- the LOC115694800 gene encoding probable calcium-binding protein CML21, yielding MGGVVGKSESPKKACTSETKLDSKLVGVMQQRATQGTSMKSFDSIILKFPKIDESLRNCKTTFQLFDEDSNGAIDQEEMKKCFHKLGISFTEEDMNDFFKACDFNEDKGIKFNEFIVLLCLVYLLKEDQATLHTKLKSAMPNLEATFETLVDAFVFLDKNKDGYVSRSEMVEAINETTSGERSSGRIAMRRFEEMDWDKNGMVNFKEFLFAFTRWVGIDEMDEEEEGGCGS